The following are encoded together in the Thunnus thynnus chromosome 15, fThuThy2.1, whole genome shotgun sequence genome:
- the fabp4a gene encoding fatty acid binding protein 4a has product MVERFVGTWKMISSENFDDYMKAIGVGFATRQVGNRTKPNLIVSVDDQGIVCLRSQSAFKTTEIKFKLNEPFDETTADDRKTRTVVTLENGKLVQKQSWDGKETNIEREVTDGKMVAKCIMGDVIAVRTYVKEA; this is encoded by the exons ATGGTTGAGAGGTTCGTTGGGACGTGGAAGATGATTTCCAGCGAGAACTTTGACGACTACATGAAGGCAATTG GTGTGGGATTTGCAACCCGGCAGGTGGGGAATCGGACCAAGCCCAATTTGATAGTGTCCGTGGACGATCAAGGGATTGTATGCTTGAGGTCTCAGAGCGCATTCAAGACAACCGAAATCAAATTCAAGCTCAACGAGCCATTCGATGAGACCACCGCAGACGACAGGAAGACCAGG ACTGTGGTGACTCTGGAAAACGGCAAGCTTGTGCAGAAACAGAGCTGGGATGGCAAAGAAACGAATATTGAGAGGGAGGTCACAGATGGAAAAATGGTAGCG AAATGCATAATGGGAGACGTAATCGCAGTGAGAACATACGTGAAGGAGGCATGA
- the fam8a1a gene encoding protein FAM8A1, with protein sequence MVATTTNDNRRCPETDAKQPQSTATTEYCAKLQQWMWQYYWGNAGWQSWMALSAFPFPPPCGFPPPGTSAQTPGSPDSTSGAGQHVFDSRNWYSQPYPFSFPAPFPHPGGAQTHQSTPATDARTAQHQNGNPPQPGREYTIPSPLQRFLAETVDFVILFCVKATIVLWIMHLSGMKDIAKFITHFIVEEIDENTSMEDLQKMMAVALVYRVLVCVYETICIWGAGGATPGKFLLGLRVVTCDTSTLVRPNRVLVVPASNVSLSASAVRALNKNFSIAFLFPVFITLLFFQHNRTVYDIVAGTIVVQRRGGR encoded by the exons ATGGTCGCGACCACAACAAATGACAACCGTCGTTGCCCTGAAACTGATGCTAAACAGCCTCAGAGCACCGCAACCACGGAATACTGCGCGAAGTTGCAGCAGTGGATGTGGCAGTATTACTGGGGAAATGCCGGCTGGCAGAGCTGGATGGCTCTGTCAGCTttcccttttcctcctccttgtGGTTTCCCTCCGCCGGGGACAAGCGCTCAGACACCGGGTTCACCTGACTCCACCTCCGGGGCTGGGCAGCACGTTTTCGACTCACGGAACTGGTACAGCCAACCGTATCCTTTCAGTTTCCCTGCACCCTTCCCTCATCCGGGGGGCGCCCAGACGCACCAGAGCACTCCAGCTACTGATGCCCGGACAGCCCAGCATCAGAATGGGAATCCACCTCAGCCAG GACGGGAGTACACcatcccctctcctctccagaGGTTCCTTGCCGAGACAGTGGACTTCGTcatcttgttttgtgtgaagGCCACTATCGTGCTGTGGATCATGCATCTGAGTGGGATGAA ggACATTGCCAAATTCATAACCCACTTCATTGTGGAGGAGATCGATGAGAACACGTCCATGGAGGACCTGCAGAAGATGATGGCTGTGGCTCTGGTCTACAGGGTGctagtatgtgtgtatgag ACCATCTGTATCTGGGGTGCTGGTGGCGCCACACCAGGGAAATTCCTGCTTGGCCTGCGGGTGGTGACATGTGACACGTCCACTTTGGTCCGACCCAACCGTGTCCTTGTGGTCCCGGCATCAAACGTCTCCCTCTCCGC CTCTGCTGTGCGGGCACTGAATAAGAACTTCTCCATCGCCTTCCTTTTTCCCGTCTTCATCACTCTGCTCTTCTTCCAGCACAACAGGACTGTGTATGACATTGTGGCAGGGACCATTGTTGTCCAACGCAGAGGGGGCAGATAG
- the mrpl53 gene encoding 39S ribosomal protein L53, mitochondrial yields MAATSKATVVLKAVKKIVVQFCPFESNVRSTREFLAMVASEKARATNMNCEVISTVKHDKSEPLVDITYVDGERLVMKGAKLTSTEMMGAFQSRCIAKDPQSKAAAKK; encoded by the exons ATGGCGGCCACCAGTAAAGCGACCGTGGTGCTGAAGGCTGTGAAGAAAATAGTGGTCCAGTTTTGTCCGTTTGAGTCAAATGTCCGGTCCACACG GGAGTTTCTGGCCATGGTGGCGTCAGAGAAGGCCAGAGCCACTAACATGAACTGTGAGGTGATAtccacagtgaaacatgacAAGTCTGAACCTCTAGTGGATATTACTTATG TAGACGGAGAGAGGCTGGTGATGAAGGGAGCGAAGCTGACGAGCACTGAGATGATGGGTGCGTTTCAGTCCCGCTGCATCGCCAAGGATCCGCAGTCAAAAGCTGCAGCAAAAAAATGA